TTTATTTTTGTTTGTTTGGTCTGATTCGAGAATAATAGCTTAGGGTTTCTATTTCTACCGAGATAGCATTGCGCTTTTGACAAACCTCAGTGTCTGTTTGTAGAAAAGAGAACTGTTTCAGGATTTGGCGCCTCTCTTGTGGAACTCTTTTGGTACCATTGCTGCCTTATTACAGGTATGGATACAATTACATTTTCTTTGGTAAGAGTGTGTGATTGCAAAAAGGATTCTACTGAAAGTTTTCATCTACACTTGGATTGCAGGAGATAGTTTCGATCTACTCTGTTCTTGCACCTCCGAATCTGACTCCTGCTCAGTCCAACCGTGTTTGCAACTCACTCGCCCTGCTTCAGGTCAAATGATTCTGTTCATCTATTTGCCTAATCCCATCAGATTCCTGATACACTTCTTCTTGCTCTGCAGTGTGTAGCATCCCATTCCGACACTAGAATGTTATTTCTCAAGGGTAATGTTTTCCTTCTTTTAATGTTCTGTACCGTACCACTGGGGGATGTCTATCATGTTGGTTTTATATATCTCTTCTACTATGATTCAGTTTTTATGCACATTTATTGATGAATTTGTTGTGTTATGCCTTGTTTGTTCTTATTTACAGCTCACATCCCACTCTACCTTTACCCCTTCCTTAATACAACCAGTAAGTCTAGACCTTTCGAGTACTTGCGCCTTACTAGCCTAGGTGTCATTGGTGCACTTGTTAAGGTAAATAATCTCGGTTTCTGAGTTAATGGTAGATGATTTATGTTTCTTTTAGCTAGTTAGTGTATGAACTAAGAAAGATCATTGACAATTCTTCTTTCACTATGTACACCAGGTCGATGATACAGAGGTCATTAGCTTCCTTCTCTCAACTGAAATTATTCCTCTCTGCCTTCGCACCATGGAGATGGGGAGTGAGCTGTCTAAAACCGTAAGCCCTTTATCTTACCACACCATTTTTTGCGCAGTTAAGTTTCATAGAACTCGTGGAAAATGTGCATAAACGCCTTGTTAATTAACATGCTGTGATGGTAATGTTAGGTTGCGACATTCATTGTTCAAAAGATCTTGTTAGATGATGTGGGGATGGATTACATCTGCACAACAGCAGAGCGTTTTTTTGCTGTTGGTCGAGTCTTGGGCAATATGGTTCAGTCACTAGTGGAACAGCCTTCTCCACGCCTTTTGAAGCATATCATTCGTTGTTACCTCCGTTTATCAGACAACCCAAGGTTTGTTTGATGGATATCACATAGTTTCTCAGGTGCTTCAGTGCTTGAGCTTAGTCACTTGTGTGTTGTTTAGGGCTTGTGCTGCACTCGGAAGCTGTCTCCCTGACTCGCTACGAGACGGAACCTTCAGCAATTGTCTTCGCGTAAGTCGTTTGTCATATTTTGACTTGGGTTTTGAACTTGTTTGTGTAAGAGATGGCTTAGTTGAAAAATTGGGGGGTTAAATTGCTTTTCAGGAGGATCAAATAGCAAGGAGGTGGCTGCAACAGTTGGTTCACAATGTTGGAGTTGGTCGAGTCCCAACTCATCAAGGTGGAGGTTTTGAGCACATGCTTTGAGCTGAATTCATATCAGCCTGTCCTTGGAGTGTTTTTGTTTTGTTTTGTTTGTTTCTAATTTATTCATGTGCTTTTGATGCCTTAACTTAGATGATGATGATGATGAGTTATATGTTTTTAATCTGTTTGAAATTCTTCTTGTAATTATTTCATATAAGCTTTAAAATGCTCTCGGTAATAAAGGAATGTTTACAAATAATATTAGTTTGAATTTTTATTCCAACTAAGCTGTGGTGGTCTCTTGATGTGTAAATCATTATCAAAGTTTCAAAGCTAGAACTTCGCCACAGGAACTACAGCTCCGTTTCTTGCACCAGATTCAAGCATTGCCCCAAGAACAGCAACGTCACGAGTACCTTCCACGCATGATAGTCGACGAGGCTCTTGCTCCTGCAGCAAATGCATATGTCCGGAGGGTTTAAGATAATAGAACACTAATGTTTTGAGTTACTGCATTCCATTTCCAAGGCTTAAGATTCGAGGATTACCTTTGAAGTCTCTGAAATGTCACTGAAGAACGCTTTTAGCTCTTCAGTCACTCCACTGAACGGGTAAAAGATGGTCCTCGATGTCCCTCCTTCCCCGTAAACTGTGGCCTGAAAAGCTCAGAAGATTACATCCACTTTAGTTGAGTAGTTTCATGCAAATTATGAATGTTTTCAGTTGGTCACATGTTAAAAAGTATACAAACCATGTAACCATGTCGGCCATCTTTGACTCCACGCTCAAGTTGTACAGACCTTTTAATCCGACAAATCTCCATAATATCTAAAAATAGATAAGAAAAATTATGGTTCTTAGGCTAAGGTATATTAGAAAGCAGAACATCTAAATCTTACTACATGCCTTTGGAGGGAGACCTTGAAGACACAACCATATATAAAAAAAAAAAACCGGAGCATCTGTTCTCAAGCTGACTGCGGAGCAAAGAAACATCCTGGATTTGAGAATTCATGTGATATTAGTGTGCTGTGGAACATAGATTGATGTATATATTGCCTGGTGCGGGTAAAGTCTTATACAAGTTTGATGTTATATTGTCTGGGGCGGGTAAAGTCCTATCCACATGGGAAGTGGTGGCTGAGACTGAGGTTACTTCACATCCAACAAGCTGTTCATGACAAACCAATCATGGTTGGCATCCAACAGCGGGATATCAAAGAAGATTATTAGTTAATGACTTAATATCGTACCATTCTTAGCCCTGCAACTTAATGCACACTAATATCCAAGATGGAAACCACCCTGCAGATGAAGAGCTTACGCATTCCAGTAGGATGATCAGCATTTGGAGCCATATGATTCTTATGTGACACAGTGACAGTCTGAGTTAAGAAGTGTGTTAAGAAGAGGCAACAGAGTCTGATAAAGAAAACGCAGTTTGAGCAGGTAAAATAAGAACAAATCAGTTATTACCAGCGTTTCTACTCGTAAACCTGGATAAAAGCTACACAAAACCCGAACGTTGCAGATACTTTCCGGATGCAACCGGAGCGGTGTACGAGATTCTAAAACAAATGACAGAAGAACATACAAGAAAGAGAAAGCGTTACAAAGAGCTATGCTTGAGAAAGTGTCTTTGACTTGTAATCACAAAAGGAAAAATTGAAATAAAAGCTTGCTCTAACAGGTTTTTCTTTTGCATCAACCAACCACTCTCTTTTGAAGTTTCCCCTGCGGCACCTTTTTGTTTTTGGTTGAATCCTTGTATAATGTTTTCAGGTGGATAACGAGATGTCATTCATCAGAGTATGCAACAGAAAGTGTAGTTAGTGAAAGACCTGGGACCCAGAGGAATTATATATATATATGTATATATATATCTCTAGGTAGCTCTAGTTGAATCCCAACCATTTCAACCTCATTGATCTCTACAGCCCAACTATTGTCTTTAGGTTCATATTGTTAAGTGATTGTATTACTAATACTATTATTACTCTTCGAAAATGTTTCAGTCTCATTTCTACATCTATTTTTCCTTTTAGAATATTTTTTGTTTGGGATTATAGACACTAGAAAAGTGCAAAAAGAAAAGCATAAAATTTTAACACTCTGTTTGGTTCGTTTCTGACAAATGTATCGGAGAACGTGACAATAATTATATAATAATTAATCAAGAGGCTCGAAAACTTATTAAAATGTTTTCTTCATATTAAAAGTTTGTCCTAATCGATAATAGTTGTCGATGACGACGTAAGTTTTCTCTTGTCATGATGTCAAAAAATTCATGCGTTTTATTTTCTACCTATTTAAATGAGGATTGGATAATAGAAGTATGTTTGACCAGAAAAAAGGACAACTGAAATGTTTATTTTTAATAATAAAATGGAGAGAAATAAATAAACGTATTTTAATTTCGAAGCAATTAATAATAGAGAAAAAGACAAAAATAGCAATAAATCAAGTTTTTGTTCTCAAACTATCATTCAAGGTCAAAAGCCACAAAAATAGCATTTAATATTTTATCAAAAGTCACAAACTTAGGGTTTAGAGTTAAAGGGTGGGGTTTAGGATTTAGGGTTTAGGGTTTATGGTTTAGGGTTTAGAGTTTAGGGTTTAGGGTTTAGGGTTTAGGGTTTAGAGTTGAGAAATGAGGTTTTGGGGATAAGATTTCAAATTTTGAAAAATAAAAAAATTAAAATTTTCAAAAGATAAAATGTGGTCATTTTAGTTTTTGAGTGCTATTTTTGTGATATAAACTTAGAAATGTGCTATTTTGGAGATTTGCCCGTAATAATACGTGTTAAAAAACAGTTGAACTCATACCGCGTAATATAAAAAAGAGAAATGAAGTAACCCCAAAGGAGGAGCAGTGAGAAAAAAGTCAAGAGGCGCATTTGTTATATATTTTCGGAATTATTTTAATAAATGGTCAATAAATGATGTCTTTAAAATAAATTTAAAATAAAATATATAAATACCTGTGTCTCCATGATGTACAGAGACAGAGAGACTCCACAAAGAAACGCAAGTCGCTTTCCACACACGTGATCGTTCGTCGACTTTTCTTCTTCTCCTCTCTCTCTCTCTCTCTCTCTCGTCTCTTAACCTTTTCAGGGGATGATGAATTAGGGTTTAATCAATCTAACCAAAAGAGGAGAAATCCATATATTTTATTTTTTGTCATATTTTCTATTGGGCTGATTGTTTATATCTCCAGGTAACTATTTTCTTCCAATCGATTATTGATATTCAGGATATATGATTATAGGTAGTTAGATAGATCTTTACATGGGAGGTTTTGGTAGATCGATGTGTTATGAGTCTGCAGATTACTACTCTGTAGGATGAGAAAATACTAATTGTTTAGTCTTCATCAAGTATGGTTGATCTATAGGAAAAATATACTAAATATTTATCGTCAAATTTTCATTTTTATTCACAAATGATGATCCCTTCTATATTTGGGGGTGTGCTCGATTTGATTTTCCGTAATCTTGAGTTGGTCGAAGTTGACGATCTCATCCGTTATATGGAAATCGAATTCATATATTGTTTGATTGAGTGAATAACCCTCTTTCTAATTCTGGGTTTATGGTTTGACTGTTTTGGTTTTGTACTAACCGGTTCTTCTCTTACTAGCTCTGGTTTAGGTTTAACCGGCTCTGTTTTTACTCACGATGATGTTTAACGAGATGGGAATGTTAGGCGGGAACGTGGACTTCTACTCTTGTTCCTCTCTCGGGGAACTTGACCTCTGTCCCGCACCACAGCCTGAACTGGATTCTATTGTTGAAGACGACTACACAGACGACGACGAGATCGATGTGGATGAGCTCGAGAGGAGGATGTGGAGAGACAAAATGCGTCTCAAACGTCTCAAGGAGCAGCAGCAGGACAACAAGAGCAGCAAACAAGGAGTTGATTATGATTCCGCCAAGCAGAGACAGTCTCAGGAGCAAGCCAGGAGGAAGAAAATGTCCAGAGCGCAAGACGGGATCCTGAAGTACATGCTGAAGATGATGGAAGTCTGTAAAGCTCAAGGCTTTGTCTACGGTATCATCCCGGAGAACGGGAAGCCTGTGACCGGCGCATCGGATAATCTCCGCGAGTGGTGGAAAGATAAAGTCAGGTTTGACCGTAACGGTCCTGCTGCGATTGCCAAGTACCAAGCGGAGAACAACGTCCCAGGGGTTTGTGAAAGTAACGGTTTGATTGGACCTACGCCGCACACGTTGCAAGAGCTTCAGGACACGACTCTGGGGTCGCTTTTGTCTGCGTTGATGCAGCACTGTGACCCTCCTCAGAGACGGTTTCCTTTGGAGAAAGGTGTGCCTCCTCCGTGGTGGCCTAGCGGGA
This sequence is a window from Brassica oleracea var. oleracea cultivar TO1000 chromosome C1, BOL, whole genome shotgun sequence. Protein-coding genes within it:
- the LOC106314864 gene encoding cell differentiation protein RCD1 homolog, encoding MANLPPSLSMGTPFGGPSNSAGAPANKDRNLASAEQLVLDLSNPELRENALLELSKKRELFQDLAPLLWNSFGTIAALLQEIVSIYSVLAPPNLTPAQSNRVCNSLALLQCVASHSDTRMLFLKAHIPLYLYPFLNTTSKSRPFEYLRLTSLGVIGALVKVDDTEVISFLLSTEIIPLCLRTMEMGSELSKTVATFIVQKILLDDVGMDYICTTAERFFAVGRVLGNMVQSLVEQPSPRLLKHIIRCYLRLSDNPRACAALGSCLPDSLRDGTFSNCLREDQIARRWLQQLVHNVGVGRVPTHQGGGFEHML